A region of Pseudomonas cavernicola DNA encodes the following proteins:
- a CDS encoding polyamine ABC transporter substrate-binding protein: MNVNKNLLVAMLTTFSATTYAAGDVIISNWSGYIADDTLSNFTRDTGIKATYDIHDSNEVLESKLMTGNTGYDVVSPSNHFLSKLIKAGAIQKLDKSQLPNWSNLDPVLMKVLEVNDPGNQYGYPYMWGTVGIGYSVEKIKAIFGSTEITRSWGMLLDENNIKKLSQCGVAMIDNPTQILPITLNYLGLPHHSHDPADYLKAEQALMKIRPSIQYFQSSKYVADLANGDICAVIGFNGDILQAARSAKEAKNGVEIAYSIPEEGSTLWFDMVVMPKNAPHEKNGYAYMNYLLDPKVIADISNSINYANPNTAADVYVHPSLRAEPAVYPPTKVMDKLFTVEELPFKIVRLSTRLWTKLKTGT, encoded by the coding sequence ATGAACGTCAACAAGAACCTCCTGGTGGCAATGCTCACCACGTTTTCGGCAACGACCTACGCAGCCGGAGACGTGATCATCTCCAACTGGAGCGGGTATATCGCCGACGATACCCTGAGCAATTTCACCAGGGACACTGGCATCAAGGCGACTTACGACATTCACGACAGCAACGAGGTTCTCGAGTCCAAGCTGATGACCGGCAATACCGGCTATGACGTGGTCAGTCCCTCGAACCACTTTCTCTCCAAGCTGATCAAGGCGGGAGCAATTCAGAAGCTGGACAAGAGCCAGCTGCCTAATTGGAGCAACCTCGATCCGGTGCTGATGAAGGTGCTGGAGGTCAACGACCCGGGCAACCAGTATGGTTACCCCTACATGTGGGGTACCGTCGGCATTGGCTACAGCGTCGAGAAGATCAAGGCGATATTCGGCAGCACCGAGATCACCCGCTCCTGGGGCATGTTGTTGGACGAGAACAACATCAAGAAGCTGAGCCAATGCGGTGTGGCGATGATCGACAACCCCACGCAGATCCTGCCGATTACCCTCAACTACCTGGGACTGCCCCACCATAGCCACGACCCAGCGGATTACCTCAAGGCCGAGCAGGCGCTGATGAAGATCAGGCCGTCCATCCAGTATTTTCAATCATCCAAGTACGTCGCTGACCTGGCTAACGGCGATATCTGCGCCGTCATCGGCTTCAACGGCGACATTCTGCAGGCGGCACGCAGCGCCAAGGAGGCGAAAAACGGGGTAGAAATTGCCTATTCGATCCCCGAGGAAGGCTCCACCCTGTGGTTCGACATGGTGGTCATGCCGAAGAACGCGCCGCACGAAAAGAACGGCTATGCCTACATGAATTACCTGCTCGATCCAAAAGTCATCGCCGATATCAGCAACTCTATCAATTACGCCAACCCCAACACGGCAGCCGATGTCTATGTCCACCCGTCCCTGAGGGCTGAACCGGCGGTTTATCCGCCGACAAAGGTGATGGACAAGCTATTCACCGTAGAGGAGCTGCCATTCAAAATCGTGCGTCTGAGCACCCGCCTGTGGACCAAGCTGAAAACCGGTACCTAG
- the cysK gene encoding cysteine synthase A: MSRIYADNAQSIGNTPLVLINRLGPKGVTILAKIEGRNPAYSVKCRIGASMVWDAEERGVLKKGMTIVEPTSGNTGIGLAFVAATRGYQLLLTMPASMSLERRKVLKALGAELVLTDPAKGMKGSIDKATEIAASDTSKYFLPQQFDNPANPAIHEKTTGPEIWHDTDGAIDVLISGVGTGGTITGVSRYIKNTCGKPIVSVAVEPLGSPVITQALAGEEIKPSPHKIQGIGAGFVPKNLDLSMVDRVELVSDDEAKAMALRLMREEGILSGISCGAAMAAAVRLAERPEMQSKTIVVILPDSGERYLSSMLFSDMFSEQELVQ; the protein is encoded by the coding sequence ATGAGCCGTATCTACGCAGACAACGCCCAGTCGATCGGTAACACGCCGTTGGTGTTGATCAACCGTCTAGGCCCGAAGGGCGTGACTATCCTGGCCAAGATCGAGGGGCGTAACCCGGCTTATTCGGTTAAATGCCGGATTGGCGCCAGCATGGTCTGGGACGCCGAAGAACGTGGGGTGCTCAAAAAGGGCATGACTATTGTCGAGCCAACCTCCGGCAATACCGGGATTGGTCTGGCCTTCGTCGCGGCTACCCGTGGTTACCAGCTGCTGCTGACCATGCCGGCGTCCATGAGCCTGGAGCGGCGCAAGGTGTTGAAAGCCCTCGGCGCCGAGCTGGTGTTGACCGATCCCGCTAAAGGTATGAAAGGCTCCATCGACAAGGCCACGGAAATTGCCGCCTCGGACACCAGTAAGTACTTCCTGCCGCAGCAGTTCGACAACCCGGCCAACCCGGCGATCCACGAGAAGACCACCGGCCCGGAAATCTGGCACGACACCGACGGCGCGATTGATGTGCTGATATCTGGCGTCGGCACCGGCGGCACTATTACCGGCGTGTCGCGCTATATCAAAAACACCTGTGGCAAGCCGATTGTTTCGGTGGCGGTGGAGCCGCTCGGCTCTCCGGTCATCACCCAGGCGCTGGCGGGTGAAGAAATCAAACCGAGCCCGCATAAGATCCAGGGTATTGGCGCCGGTTTCGTGCCGAAGAACCTCGACCTGTCGATGGTCGATCGGGTCGAGCTGGTCAGCGATGATGAGGCCAAGGCCATGGCGCTACGGCTGATGCGCGAAGAAGGCATCCTCAGTGGTATCTCCTGCGGCGCGGCGATGGCGGCAGCGGTGCGCCTGGCCGAGCGCCCGGAAATGCAAAGCAAAACCATCGTGGTGATCCTGCCCGACTCCGGCGAACGCTACCTGAGCAGCATGCTGTTCAGCGATATGTTCAGCGAGCAGGAGTTGGTGCAGTAA
- a CDS encoding AAA family ATPase, whose translation MKFEGTQSYVATDDLKLAVNASITLERPLLVKGEPGTGKTMLAEQLAESFGAKLITWHIKSTTKAHQGLYEYDAVSRLRDSQLDSDKVHDVRNYIKKGKLWEAFESDERVILLIDEIDKADIEFPNDLLQELDKMEFYVYETNETIKAKKRPIIIITSNNEKELPDAFLRRCFFHYIAFPDRVTLQKIVDVHYPDIKKDLVSEALDVFFDVRKVPGLKKKPSTSELVDWLKLLMADNIGEAVLRERDPTKAIPPLAGALVKNEQDVQLLERLAFMSRRASR comes from the coding sequence ATGAAGTTCGAAGGCACCCAGTCTTACGTCGCCACCGACGATCTCAAGCTTGCAGTCAACGCCTCCATCACCCTGGAGCGCCCGCTGCTGGTCAAGGGTGAGCCCGGTACCGGCAAGACCATGCTCGCCGAGCAGTTGGCGGAATCCTTCGGCGCCAAGCTGATCACCTGGCACATCAAATCCACCACCAAGGCGCACCAGGGCCTCTACGAGTACGATGCGGTCAGCCGCCTGCGTGACTCGCAGCTAGATTCCGACAAGGTTCACGACGTTCGCAACTACATCAAGAAGGGCAAGCTCTGGGAGGCTTTCGAGAGCGATGAGCGGGTGATTCTGCTGATCGATGAAATCGACAAGGCCGACATCGAGTTCCCCAACGACCTGCTGCAAGAACTCGACAAGATGGAGTTCTACGTTTACGAGACCAACGAGACGATCAAAGCGAAGAAGCGCCCGATCATCATCATCACCTCGAACAACGAAAAAGAGCTGCCGGATGCCTTCCTGCGTCGCTGCTTCTTCCACTACATCGCCTTCCCGGACCGCGTCACGCTGCAGAAGATCGTCGATGTGCATTACCCGGACATCAAGAAAGATCTGGTCAGCGAAGCCCTCGACGTGTTCTTCGATGTGCGCAAGGTGCCGGGCCTGAAGAAGAAGCCCTCCACGTCCGAGCTGGTCGATTGGCTGAAGCTGCTGATGGCCGACAACATCGGCGAAGCGGTACTGCGCGAACGCGATCCGACCAAGGCCATCCCGCCGCTGGCTGGTGCTCTGGTGAAGAACGAGCAGGACGTGCAGCTGCTTGAGCGTCTGGCCTTCATGAGCCGCCGCGCCAGCCGTTGA
- a CDS encoding vWA domain-containing protein translates to MLLNLFNEMRAAKVPVSVRELLDLINALKHNVVFADMDEFYFLARTILVKDERHFDKFDRAFGAYFKGLENLNQHIEALIPDEWLRKEFERMLTDEERANIQSLGGLDKLIEEFKKRLEEQKERHEGGSKWIGTGGTSPFGSGGFNPEGIRVGDAGKRQGKAVKVWDQREYKNLDDQVELGTRNIKVALRRLRKFARQGAQDELDLDGTIDFTARDGGLLNIQMRPERRNNVKLLILFDIGGSMDAHVKVCEELFSACKTEFKHLEYFYFHNFVYESVWKNNLRRTSERFSTQDLLHKYGADYKVVFVGDAAMAPYEITQAGGSVEHWNEEPGYVWMQRFREKYKKLIWINPYPKDTWSYTASTNIVRDLLEDQMYPLSLRGLEDGMKFLSK, encoded by the coding sequence ATGCTGCTCAACCTGTTCAATGAAATGCGCGCCGCCAAAGTACCGGTTTCGGTACGCGAGCTGCTCGACCTGATCAACGCGCTGAAACACAACGTCGTGTTCGCCGATATGGACGAGTTCTACTTTCTCGCCCGCACCATCCTGGTCAAGGACGAGCGGCATTTCGATAAGTTCGACCGAGCTTTCGGCGCCTACTTCAAAGGCCTGGAAAACCTCAATCAGCACATCGAAGCACTCATCCCCGATGAATGGCTGCGCAAAGAGTTCGAGCGCATGCTGACCGATGAGGAACGGGCGAATATCCAGTCCCTCGGTGGCCTGGACAAGCTGATCGAAGAGTTCAAAAAGCGCCTCGAAGAGCAAAAGGAACGCCACGAAGGCGGCAGCAAGTGGATCGGCACCGGCGGCACCAGCCCGTTCGGTTCCGGCGGCTTCAACCCGGAAGGTATTCGCGTCGGCGATGCCGGCAAGCGCCAGGGCAAGGCGGTCAAGGTCTGGGATCAGCGCGAGTACAAAAACCTCGACGATCAGGTCGAACTCGGCACGCGCAACATCAAGGTCGCCCTGCGCCGCCTGCGCAAGTTCGCCCGCCAGGGTGCGCAGGACGAACTGGATCTGGATGGCACCATCGACTTCACCGCCCGCGATGGCGGCCTGTTGAACATCCAGATGCGCCCGGAACGACGCAACAACGTGAAGCTGCTGATTCTGTTCGACATCGGCGGCTCGATGGACGCCCACGTCAAGGTCTGCGAGGAGCTGTTCTCGGCCTGCAAGACCGAGTTCAAGCACTTGGAGTACTTCTACTTCCACAACTTCGTCTACGAGTCGGTGTGGAAGAACAACCTGCGGCGCACCTCCGAGCGCTTCTCCACCCAGGATCTGCTGCACAAATACGGCGCCGATTACAAAGTGGTGTTCGTCGGCGATGCGGCCATGGCGCCTTACGAAATCACCCAGGCCGGCGGCAGCGTCGAGCACTGGAACGAGGAGCCGGGTTACGTCTGGATGCAGCGTTTCCGGGAGAAGTACAAGAAGCTCATCTGGATCAACCCCTACCCCAAGGACACCTGGAGCTACACCGCCTCGACCAACATCGTTCGCGATCTATTGGAAGACCAGATGTACCCGCTCAGCTTGCGTGGGCTGGAAGACGGGATGAAGTTTCTTTCCAAATGA
- a CDS encoding DUF2937 family protein, with product MFRHYLRLVLFALGLLLGVQVPGFINDYSQRIEAHWQESEQGLKGFRETAKNFFKGDLEALVAHYQASDDPVFNSDADSLNLLLDRSRLLDGEWRAMQGPWYAKAWHVASAADPELLEETYQGYRYQVLLAPEVIAWGIACALLLAWLVECLLLGAGWTLGVGRKHKIIQHEQRHWR from the coding sequence ATGTTTAGACATTATCTGCGGTTAGTGTTGTTTGCCCTGGGCTTATTGCTGGGCGTGCAAGTGCCGGGATTTATCAACGACTATAGCCAGCGCATCGAGGCGCATTGGCAGGAGTCGGAGCAGGGCCTGAAGGGTTTTCGCGAGACGGCCAAGAACTTCTTCAAGGGTGATCTGGAGGCGCTGGTGGCGCATTACCAGGCCAGCGATGATCCGGTCTTCAACAGCGATGCCGATAGCTTGAACCTGCTGCTTGACCGGTCTCGTTTGCTTGATGGCGAATGGCGAGCCATGCAAGGCCCTTGGTACGCCAAAGCGTGGCATGTGGCCTCTGCGGCCGACCCCGAGTTGCTGGAAGAAACCTACCAGGGCTACCGCTACCAAGTGCTGCTGGCACCGGAAGTGATTGCCTGGGGGATTGCCTGCGCGTTGCTGCTGGCCTGGCTGGTGGAATGCCTGCTGCTGGGCGCCGGCTGGACTTTGGGCGTGGGGCGCAAGCACAAGATCATCCAGCATGAGCAGCGGCACTGGCGCTGA
- a CDS encoding class II glutamine amidotransferase translates to MCELLGMSANVPTDIVFSFTGLMQRGGGTGPHRDGWGIGFYEGRGLRLFQDPAASVDSEVAKLVQRYPIKSEVVIGHIRQANVGKVCLSNTHPFVRELWGRNWCFAHNGQLADFQPTPSFYRPVGDTDSEAAFCDLLNQVRTAFPAPVAVELLLPALVSACATYRSQGVFNCLLSDGDWLFAFCSSKLAQITRRAPFGPARLKDVDVIVDFQAETTPNDVVTVLATEPLTENENWTLYQPGEWSLWRRGECVAQGRS, encoded by the coding sequence ATGTGTGAATTACTGGGCATGAGCGCCAATGTGCCGACCGATATCGTCTTCAGCTTCACCGGGCTGATGCAGCGTGGCGGCGGTACCGGCCCGCACCGCGATGGTTGGGGTATCGGCTTCTATGAAGGTCGTGGTTTGCGACTGTTCCAGGATCCGGCGGCGAGCGTGGACTCGGAAGTGGCCAAGCTGGTGCAGCGCTACCCGATCAAGAGCGAGGTGGTGATTGGCCATATCCGCCAGGCCAATGTCGGCAAGGTCTGCTTGTCCAACACCCATCCGTTCGTTCGTGAACTGTGGGGGCGCAACTGGTGCTTCGCCCATAACGGCCAGCTGGCGGATTTTCAGCCGACCCCGAGCTTCTACCGGCCGGTCGGTGATACCGATAGCGAGGCGGCCTTTTGCGATCTGCTCAACCAGGTGCGAACGGCTTTCCCGGCGCCAGTCGCGGTGGAGTTGCTCTTGCCCGCGTTGGTCAGTGCCTGCGCCACCTACCGTAGCCAAGGTGTGTTCAACTGCTTGCTGAGTGATGGCGACTGGTTGTTCGCCTTCTGTTCGAGCAAGTTGGCGCAGATTACCCGCCGTGCCCCTTTTGGCCCGGCGCGCTTGAAAGATGTCGATGTGATCGTGGATTTTCAGGCGGAAACCACGCCAAACGATGTGGTGACGGTGCTGGCCACCGAACCGTTGACCGAAAACGAGAACTGGACCTTGTACCAGCCGGGTGAATGGAGCCTGTGGCGGCGCGGCGAATGCGTGGCCCAGGGGCGAAGTTGA
- a CDS encoding HIT family protein, which yields MDCVFCAIAAGQLPAHQLFEDEHFLVILDIYPLRPAHVLIVSREHAPYLSDLSAAAREHLLTLAERVTRALRGSGYGSEGINLLINDGPAANQHVPHLHLHLIPRRSGDLAGGAWRVLTRFLPLGRQALQARLDAEAGMLRNALKRES from the coding sequence ATGGACTGCGTGTTCTGCGCCATCGCGGCCGGCCAACTGCCGGCCCATCAGCTGTTTGAGGACGAGCACTTTCTCGTCATCCTCGATATCTACCCCTTGCGCCCAGCCCATGTGCTGATCGTCAGCCGCGAGCACGCCCCTTATTTGAGCGATCTGTCTGCTGCCGCCCGCGAGCATTTGCTGACCTTGGCTGAGCGGGTGACGCGTGCGTTGCGTGGCTCGGGCTATGGCAGCGAAGGGATTAATCTGCTGATCAATGACGGCCCGGCGGCCAACCAGCATGTGCCGCACCTGCATTTGCATTTGATTCCGCGCCGCTCGGGCGATCTAGCCGGCGGCGCATGGCGAGTACTGACCCGTTTTCTGCCGTTGGGCCGCCAGGCGCTGCAGGCCCGCTTGGATGCGGAAGCTGGAATGTTGCGTAACGCCTTGAAGCGAGAATCTTGA
- a CDS encoding MFS transporter — MTENDYLLAWAAYGIAALGCLLVWFRLTGWMWRWLREPLRLLVAVLLLSPTIIDPTKELFAPAIAITALDLLFKVGNNAWRAVADLAMYGLLAFALYLLFVGVRWPIERWWKARNTKAAPIAEDEPSLREVLDRDHAAHVDTRLDQSGDRRFRIEPRL, encoded by the coding sequence ATGACCGAGAACGACTATCTGCTCGCTTGGGCCGCATACGGAATCGCAGCGCTTGGCTGTTTGCTGGTGTGGTTTCGTCTGACGGGCTGGATGTGGCGCTGGCTACGTGAACCGCTGCGGCTGCTGGTTGCGGTGTTGTTGCTGAGCCCGACCATCATCGATCCGACCAAGGAGCTGTTCGCTCCGGCTATCGCCATCACGGCCCTGGACTTGCTCTTCAAGGTGGGCAACAACGCCTGGCGTGCGGTGGCGGATCTGGCGATGTATGGCTTGCTTGCCTTCGCGCTCTACCTGCTGTTCGTTGGTGTGCGTTGGCCGATCGAGCGCTGGTGGAAGGCACGCAATACCAAGGCGGCACCGATCGCCGAGGACGAGCCGAGCTTGCGTGAGGTGCTGGATCGCGACCACGCAGCGCATGTGGATACCCGTTTGGACCAGAGTGGCGACCGCCGTTTTCGCATCGAGCCGCGGCTCTAA
- a CDS encoding S9 family peptidase — protein sequence MSQAPIARIENGNDPYRWLENRDAAEVLEHLKAENTYLEAELADQSALREALFQEIKGRIRETDLSLPSPWGPYLYYTRTTAGDEYPRHYRCPRPADDSLSVDESREELLLDPNALAGGGFLSLGAFNVSPDHTRLAYSLDTSGDEIYQLYVKELASGQITALPFADCDGSLAWANDNQTLFFGELDDTHRPHKLYRHTLGNAGAELVFDEPDGRFFLNCYRASSERQLVLLLNSKTTSEAWVLDANTPNGDFTCLAPREEGHEYYVDHGKFDGDWAWLIRSNQAGINFALYQASSASTPSRADWQNLIPHSDALMLEGVSLNANAIVLSLREGGLPIIEVHAQGQAPARVQLPDAAYSLHVQDSLEFDSPVIRLRYEALNRPAQVRQLNLSNGEQKILKETPVEGPFDADAYVSQRLWATAADGSQVPISLVAKREVLGQPAPLYLYGYGAYGESLDPWFSHARLSLLDRGFVFAIAHVRGGGELGEAWYRAGKLEHKANTFGDFIACTEHLIATGYTNPQQLAISGGSAGGLLIGAVLNQRPELFAAAIAEVPFVDVLNTMQNPDLPLTITEYDEWGDPHDPEVFARIKAYAPYENVSAQPYPAILAVAGYNDSRVQYWEAAKWVAKLRANKTDHNLLLLKTDLGAGHGGMSGRYQGLKDVALEYGFLLKVLGLA from the coding sequence ATGTCGCAAGCCCCCATCGCCCGAATAGAGAACGGCAACGACCCCTACCGCTGGCTGGAAAACCGCGACGCTGCGGAAGTACTCGAGCATCTCAAGGCGGAAAACACCTATTTAGAGGCGGAGCTGGCGGATCAGAGCGCACTGCGTGAGGCGTTGTTTCAGGAGATTAAAGGCCGCATCCGCGAGACCGATCTCTCACTGCCCTCGCCCTGGGGCCCCTATCTGTATTACACCCGCACCACTGCCGGCGATGAATACCCACGGCATTACCGCTGCCCACGCCCGGCGGACGATTCACTGAGCGTGGACGAAAGCCGTGAAGAGTTGCTGCTCGACCCCAACGCGCTGGCCGGCGGCGGTTTTCTCTCCCTCGGCGCCTTCAATGTCAGCCCGGATCACACGCGCCTGGCCTACAGCCTGGATACCAGCGGCGACGAGATCTACCAGCTTTACGTCAAGGAGCTGGCCAGCGGCCAGATCACCGCGCTGCCCTTCGCCGATTGCGACGGCAGCCTGGCCTGGGCCAACGACAACCAGACGCTGTTCTTCGGCGAACTGGATGACACCCACCGCCCGCACAAGCTCTACCGCCACACCTTGGGCAACGCCGGCGCCGAGTTGGTGTTCGACGAGCCTGATGGGCGCTTCTTCCTCAATTGCTACCGCGCGAGCTCCGAACGGCAACTGGTACTACTGCTCAACAGCAAAACCACCAGCGAAGCCTGGGTGCTCGACGCCAATACACCGAACGGCGACTTCACCTGCCTGGCCCCCCGAGAGGAAGGCCACGAGTACTACGTAGACCACGGCAAGTTCGATGGCGACTGGGCCTGGCTGATCCGCAGCAACCAGGCCGGCATCAACTTCGCCCTGTACCAGGCAAGCAGCGCCAGCACACCAAGCCGAGCCGACTGGCAAAACCTGATCCCGCATAGCGATGCGCTGATGCTCGAGGGTGTCAGCCTGAACGCCAACGCCATCGTCCTCAGCCTGCGCGAAGGCGGCCTGCCGATCATCGAAGTCCACGCCCAAGGCCAAGCACCGGCGCGCGTGCAACTACCGGACGCGGCCTACAGCCTGCATGTGCAGGACAGCCTGGAGTTCGACAGCCCGGTCATCCGCCTGCGCTACGAGGCGCTGAATCGCCCCGCTCAAGTGCGCCAACTGAACCTGAGCAACGGCGAACAAAAAATATTGAAAGAAACCCCGGTGGAAGGCCCGTTCGACGCCGACGCCTACGTCAGCCAACGCCTTTGGGCTACGGCGGCAGACGGCAGCCAAGTGCCCATCAGCCTGGTGGCCAAGCGCGAAGTCCTCGGCCAACCCGCGCCGCTGTACCTGTATGGCTATGGTGCCTATGGCGAAAGCCTCGATCCCTGGTTCTCCCACGCCCGCCTGAGCCTGCTGGATCGCGGCTTCGTCTTCGCCATCGCCCATGTGCGCGGCGGCGGCGAACTGGGCGAAGCCTGGTATCGCGCCGGCAAGCTGGAACACAAAGCCAACACCTTCGGCGACTTTATCGCCTGCACCGAACACCTGATCGCCACGGGTTATACCAACCCGCAACAGCTGGCCATCAGCGGCGGCAGCGCGGGTGGCCTGCTTATCGGCGCGGTGCTCAATCAACGCCCGGAGCTGTTTGCTGCGGCGATTGCCGAAGTGCCCTTCGTCGACGTGCTCAACACCATGCAGAACCCCGACCTGCCGCTGACCATCACCGAATACGATGAATGGGGCGACCCGCATGACCCTGAAGTCTTCGCACGGATAAAAGCTTACGCCCCCTACGAAAACGTCAGCGCCCAGCCCTACCCGGCGATTCTCGCCGTGGCCGGCTACAACGACAGCCGCGTGCAGTACTGGGAAGCCGCCAAATGGGTGGCGAAACTGCGCGCCAACAAGACTGACCACAACCTGCTGCTGCTCAAGACCGACCTCGGTGCCGGGCATGGCGGGATGAGTGGGCGCTATCAGGGCTTGAAGGATGTGGCGTTGGAGTATGGCTTTTTGTTGAAGGTGTTGGGGTTAGCCTGA
- a CDS encoding low molecular weight protein tyrosine phosphatase family protein: MQRLLFICSQNRLRSPTAELLFSMEPNLETLSAGISNEAENPLTPEALEWADLIFVMEQAHKRKLTRRFAPYLKDKQVICLDIRDVYAYMDPELIQLLLAKVSPFLK; the protein is encoded by the coding sequence GTGCAACGCTTACTCTTTATCTGTAGCCAGAATCGCCTGCGTAGCCCCACTGCGGAACTGCTGTTCAGCATGGAGCCGAACCTGGAAACCCTGTCGGCCGGGATAAGCAACGAGGCGGAGAATCCCCTTACTCCCGAAGCCCTGGAGTGGGCGGACCTGATCTTCGTGATGGAGCAAGCCCATAAGCGCAAGCTGACACGGCGCTTTGCCCCCTACTTGAAGGATAAGCAGGTGATCTGCCTGGATATTAGGGATGTCTACGCCTACATGGACCCGGAACTGATCCAACTGCTGCTGGCCAAGGTCAGTCCCTTTCTCAAATAA